Proteins encoded together in one Festucalex cinctus isolate MCC-2025b chromosome 8, RoL_Fcin_1.0, whole genome shotgun sequence window:
- the aqp7 gene encoding aquaporin-7 isoform X1, with product MREIVKLQEEEMKDFAQSVDQGVSLRKAPLVTRSFRLRNEIVRVGLAETLCTYVMMVFGLGSVAQVVTGQGEFGHYISINLGFGLGVAMGSHVGGKVSGAHMNAAVSFAMCVFGRLAWKMLPLYCFSQLLGSFLAAASVYAVYYEAIHDYCGGNLTATGVKATASIFATYPAPYLSLLGGFIDQVFGTAMLLLGLMALSDQKNKPAAAGSEPTIVGLLVLLIGISLGSNSGYAINPTRDIGPRLFTAIAGWGVDVFRAGNGWWWVPIVAPMIGGVVGAGFYMVLVELHHPPLSENCAGLNQTLEKETEPLEKQNTDTDLCV from the exons ATGAGAGAAATAGTCAAActccaagaagaagaaatgaagGACTTTGCACAATCAGTCGATCAAGGGGTCTCTCTGCGAAAAGCACCTCTTGTGACCCGATCTTTTCGATTAAGGAACGAAATTGTTCGTGTGGGACTAGCTGAAACTCTTTGCACATATGTAATGATG GTGTTTGGCCTTGGTTctgtggcgcaggtggtgacCGGACAAGGAGAATTTGGACATTACATAAGCATCAATCTGGGCTTTGGGCTGGGTGTTGCAATGGGGAGTCATGTTGGAGGGAAAGTTTCAG GTGCTCATATGAACGCAGCAGTGTCCTTCGCCATGTGCGTGTTTGGCCGCCTTGCATGGAAGATGCTCCCCCTCTATTGTTTTTCACAGCTGTTGGGCTCCTTTTTGGCCGCAGCGTCAGTCTATGCAGTGTATTATG agGCAATACATGACTACTGTGGGGGGAATCTGACTGCAACTGGTGTAAAGGCAACTGCTAGTATCTTTGCCACATATCCCGCCCCGTACCTCTCCTTGCTGGGGGGTTTCATTGACCAG GTTTTTGGTACAGCTATGCTTCTGCTGGGCCTGATGGCATTGTCCGACCAGAAAAACAAACCAGCCGCAGCAGGCAGCGAGCCGACCATCGTGGGCCTCTTGGTGTTGTTAATTGGCATTTCTCTGGGCAGCAACAGCGGCTACGCGATCAACCCCACCAGAGACATCGGACCGAGGCTCTTCACAGCCATCGCAGGCTGGGGGGTTGATGTGTTCAG GGCCGGAAATGGTTGGTGGTGGGTGCCCATTGTCGCCCCTATGATTGGAGGTGTAGTGGGTGCGGGGTTCTACATGGTCTTGGTGGAACTTCACCATCCTCCACTGTCTGAAAATTGtgctggactcaatcaaacaTTAGAGAAGGAGACTGAACCACTGGAAAAACAGAACACTGACACTGATTTGTGCGTGTGA
- the aqp7 gene encoding aquaporin-7 isoform X2, which yields MGSHVGGKVSGAHMNAAVSFAMCVFGRLAWKMLPLYCFSQLLGSFLAAASVYAVYYEAIHDYCGGNLTATGVKATASIFATYPAPYLSLLGGFIDQVFGTAMLLLGLMALSDQKNKPAAAGSEPTIVGLLVLLIGISLGSNSGYAINPTRDIGPRLFTAIAGWGVDVFRAGNGWWWVPIVAPMIGGVVGAGFYMVLVELHHPPLSENCAGLNQTLEKETEPLEKQNTDTDLCV from the exons ATGGGGAGTCATGTTGGAGGGAAAGTTTCAG GTGCTCATATGAACGCAGCAGTGTCCTTCGCCATGTGCGTGTTTGGCCGCCTTGCATGGAAGATGCTCCCCCTCTATTGTTTTTCACAGCTGTTGGGCTCCTTTTTGGCCGCAGCGTCAGTCTATGCAGTGTATTATG agGCAATACATGACTACTGTGGGGGGAATCTGACTGCAACTGGTGTAAAGGCAACTGCTAGTATCTTTGCCACATATCCCGCCCCGTACCTCTCCTTGCTGGGGGGTTTCATTGACCAG GTTTTTGGTACAGCTATGCTTCTGCTGGGCCTGATGGCATTGTCCGACCAGAAAAACAAACCAGCCGCAGCAGGCAGCGAGCCGACCATCGTGGGCCTCTTGGTGTTGTTAATTGGCATTTCTCTGGGCAGCAACAGCGGCTACGCGATCAACCCCACCAGAGACATCGGACCGAGGCTCTTCACAGCCATCGCAGGCTGGGGGGTTGATGTGTTCAG GGCCGGAAATGGTTGGTGGTGGGTGCCCATTGTCGCCCCTATGATTGGAGGTGTAGTGGGTGCGGGGTTCTACATGGTCTTGGTGGAACTTCACCATCCTCCACTGTCTGAAAATTGtgctggactcaatcaaacaTTAGAGAAGGAGACTGAACCACTGGAAAAACAGAACACTGACACTGATTTGTGCGTGTGA
- the tpgs2 gene encoding tubulin polyglutamylase complex subunit 2: MDGTKDMPAFKCMPERMTLGITRILENMPGVVDVLLTEKEPAEKRSLLSWEQKNNCILPEDLRDFYLTTDGFTLTWNVKLDNESVPLGCMTVNSVERLQPLLQPTPVFSLPNTPSLADLDWEESSAECGLANASTPPHFDSRSRIFELDSCGGNGTVCLAYKNSTPGVVAQQSEIWFLDRSLCWHFLTTTFSSYYRLMITHLGLPEWQYSFTPYGPSPQAKQWASLYQPLTFTSELSLTHSAGDSHLNKFDPTKAFKAKAKVPTPKKKPSAPCSLASNAKSANSSGRPGVVKR, translated from the exons ATGGATGGCACAAAAGACATGCCGGCGTTTAAATGCATGCCTGAAAGAATGACACTCGGCATCACTCGAATCCTTG AGAACATGCCTGGTGTTGTCGATGTGCTGCTCACAGAGAAGGAGCCTGCAGAGAAAAGGAGTCTGCTGTCGTGGGAACAG AAAAACAATTGTATTTTACCAGAGGACCTACGAGATTTTTATCTGACAACAGATGGCTTTACACTTACTTGGAACGTCAAACTAGACA ATGAATCTGTTCCTTTAGGATGCATGACAGTTAACAGTGTGGAAAGATTGCAGCCTCTTCTCCAGCCAACACCAGTTTTCTCTCTGCCAAATACGCCGTCACTGGCTGACCTAGACTGGGAGGAGAGCAGTGCTGAATGTG GGTTGGCAAACGCTTCCACCCCTCCACATTTTGATTCTCGGAGCCGCATCTTTGAGTTGGATTCATGTGGTGGGAATGGCACGGTGTGCTTGGCATACAAAAACTCCACACCAG GTGTGGTAGCCCAACAGAGTGAAATTTGGTTTCTCGACCGCTCGCTTTGCTGGCACTTCTTGACAACAACTTTCTCCTCTTACTACCGCCTGATGATCACTCACTTGGGCCTGCCTGAGTGGCAGTATTCTTTTACACCTTATGGCCCCAGTCCGCAAGCCAAG CAGTGGGCATCGCTGTACCAGCCGCTGACATTCACAAGTGAGCTCAGCCTGACTCATTCTGCTGGAGATTCGCACCTCAACAAGTTCGATCCCACAAAGGCTTTTAAAGCCAAAGCCAAGGTGCCCACCCCTAAGAAGAAGCCATCCGCGCCATGCAGCCTAGCGAGCAATGCTAAAAGCGCAAACAGCAGTGGAAGACCTGGCGTGGTGAAGCGATAA